In one window of Rathayibacter caricis DSM 15933 DNA:
- a CDS encoding glycosyltransferase family 4 protein produces the protein MNRPVRLRVDATPLAATAMTGVGHVLLETVRALTDERFADRIELTLFAPLSERAAVRRAAPAGVRVVGVPLPRRLVGLLTRTPVPIDLLIGRGVYFFPNFRNWRTLSPSITFLHDVCFAAEPALVPVERRRFLTAHVAGWLRRTSLVATGTPSAAREIEQLLGVGAERIRVLPTTVDSAVFRPRSREESAAVAGALGVERYVLFVGAREPRKNLPHLIRSYATAERPEGHSLLLVGATGWDDDEIVEAVESATRAGADVRIVAQPVSDEMLPALISGADALALVSHHEGFGLPALEAVASGTPVIASDIPGIRDALAGHEDAAVFVRPGDRDALVRALQDAMRLPRRVDPGAIRPWTDAAEALVSAAEQLDRSR, from the coding sequence GTGAACCGTCCCGTCCGCCTCCGCGTCGATGCCACTCCGCTCGCCGCGACGGCGATGACGGGCGTCGGGCACGTCCTCCTCGAGACGGTCCGCGCTCTCACCGACGAGCGCTTCGCGGACCGGATCGAGCTGACTCTGTTCGCTCCGCTGTCCGAGCGGGCGGCGGTGCGACGCGCGGCCCCCGCCGGCGTCCGCGTCGTCGGAGTCCCGCTCCCCCGCCGCCTGGTCGGGCTGCTGACCCGGACGCCCGTCCCGATCGACCTCCTGATCGGACGCGGGGTGTACTTCTTCCCCAACTTCCGCAACTGGCGGACGCTGAGCCCCTCGATCACGTTCCTCCACGACGTCTGCTTCGCCGCGGAGCCGGCACTGGTGCCCGTGGAGCGGAGGCGGTTCCTCACCGCCCACGTCGCCGGCTGGCTCCGTCGCACGAGCCTCGTGGCGACCGGGACCCCCTCGGCCGCCCGCGAGATCGAACAGCTCCTCGGGGTCGGCGCCGAGCGCATCCGGGTCCTCCCCACGACCGTCGACTCCGCCGTCTTCCGGCCGCGCTCGCGGGAGGAGTCGGCTGCGGTCGCAGGAGCGCTCGGCGTCGAGCGCTACGTGCTCTTCGTCGGCGCCCGCGAACCGCGCAAGAACCTGCCGCACCTGATCCGCTCCTACGCCACGGCGGAGCGTCCCGAGGGCCACTCGCTGCTGCTCGTCGGTGCGACCGGATGGGACGACGACGAGATCGTCGAGGCGGTCGAGAGCGCGACCAGGGCCGGTGCCGACGTCCGCATCGTCGCGCAGCCGGTCTCGGACGAGATGCTCCCCGCACTGATCTCCGGGGCGGACGCCCTGGCGCTCGTCTCGCACCACGAGGGCTTCGGACTGCCCGCGCTGGAGGCCGTCGCGTCGGGCACTCCGGTGATCGCGTCGGACATCCCCGGCATCCGCGACGCGCTCGCGGGCCACGAGGACGCCGCCGTGTTCGTCCGCCCCGGAGACCGGGACGCACTGGTCCGCGCTCTGCAGGACGCGATGCGTCTCCCGCGGCGGGTGGATCCCGGCGCGATCCGTCCATGGACCGATGCCGCGGAGGCCCTGGTGTCGGCCGCGGAGCAGCTCGACCGATCGCGCTAG